One Erysipelothrix amsterdamensis DNA window includes the following coding sequences:
- a CDS encoding PPC domain-containing DNA-binding protein has product MKEHVIRLMPGDDLLQGIDAYCKKFQITSGYIGTCVGSLSSVVFRKGHNKKEIQLQGPYEIVSCVGTVSQGGHHLHASISDSEFKVLGGHVALGCTVKSTAEIVIIELEHHQLTRTKGELSGFKELEIEVTGNVCKES; this is encoded by the coding sequence ATGAAAGAACATGTAATTCGTTTAATGCCTGGTGATGATCTATTACAAGGAATTGATGCTTACTGTAAGAAATTTCAAATTACATCAGGATATATAGGGACATGCGTTGGAAGTTTATCCAGTGTTGTTTTTCGTAAAGGTCACAACAAAAAAGAAATTCAATTGCAAGGACCCTATGAAATTGTTTCGTGCGTTGGAACGGTTTCTCAAGGGGGTCATCATCTTCATGCATCCATCAGTGACTCCGAATTTAAAGTTCTCGGAGGTCATGTGGCTTTAGGGTGTACCGTAAAGTCGACAGCGGAAATTGTGATCATTGAACTTGAACACCATCAACTAACACGAACAAAAGGTGAGTTATCTGGGTTTAAGGAACTTGAAATTGAAGTTACAGGGAATGTATGTAAAGAAAGTTAA
- a CDS encoding ATP-binding cassette domain-containing protein → MFNFSLNIKTGTGRELIAPFSMSLNQNDRVALIGEEGNGKSLTLKALAQDASLKDLYVTKTVSSHTVVFGYLNQEMTQNELEMDALAYIINEKWELYGNVSRFLKEVLPHFELGDLNRSMRTYSGGERVRIQLLRLMVHPCDCYLLDEPSNDLDLDTLIWLETWMLSQTIPIIFVSHDIMLLQTCANRIVHLEQTHRKTRSRVTVYEGTYQAYSEDFLSHIQKHNHDLKMRQKEKQKQEERWLKLYQKVEHRQRTQTRQDPAKGRLLKKKMHQIKSMERRFERDVLPEKRDFEGAIKLSFDEQESVHRKKILEFHEDVLKCGENVLAHDLELTVYSQDRIAIVGRNGIGKTTLLHQIVKRFDNDEVGVMHQSYELNLDYNLTPIENCVVEGSRDERSKITNHLGSLKFTEIEMNTPMYRLSGGQKAKVSLLKLVLKKPKVIVLDEPTRNLSPLSVGVIYNLLNEYQGAIISVTHDRTLIEEVFHDIYYFDASGLSIIS, encoded by the coding sequence ATGTTTAATTTTAGTCTTAATATTAAGACGGGAACAGGGCGCGAGCTTATCGCGCCTTTTTCTATGTCTTTAAATCAAAATGATCGAGTTGCGTTAATTGGGGAAGAGGGAAATGGTAAAAGTTTAACACTGAAAGCTCTCGCTCAAGATGCGTCACTTAAAGATCTCTATGTAACGAAAACAGTAAGCAGTCATACGGTTGTATTTGGTTATTTAAATCAAGAAATGACTCAGAATGAGCTTGAAATGGATGCATTAGCTTATATAATCAACGAGAAGTGGGAGTTATACGGTAATGTCTCACGATTCTTAAAAGAAGTTTTACCCCATTTTGAACTCGGAGATTTAAACCGATCAATGCGTACCTATAGTGGTGGCGAGCGTGTTCGAATCCAATTATTAAGGTTGATGGTCCATCCTTGTGATTGTTATCTACTTGATGAACCCAGCAATGACTTAGATTTGGATACGTTGATTTGGCTTGAAACTTGGATGCTTTCGCAAACCATTCCGATTATCTTTGTATCGCATGATATTATGCTCTTACAAACATGTGCGAATCGTATTGTACATCTTGAACAGACCCATCGTAAAACACGTTCTCGTGTTACTGTGTATGAGGGAACATACCAAGCATACTCTGAAGATTTTCTAAGTCATATTCAAAAACACAACCATGATCTAAAGATGCGCCAAAAGGAAAAACAAAAACAAGAAGAACGTTGGCTTAAGTTATATCAAAAAGTAGAACATCGTCAACGTACGCAAACGCGGCAAGATCCTGCGAAAGGACGCCTGTTGAAGAAAAAAATGCATCAAATTAAATCAATGGAACGACGATTTGAACGAGACGTTTTACCTGAGAAACGAGATTTCGAAGGTGCGATCAAGCTTTCTTTTGACGAACAAGAGTCCGTCCATCGTAAAAAAATATTGGAATTTCACGAAGATGTATTGAAGTGCGGAGAAAATGTTTTAGCACATGATCTTGAATTAACGGTTTACAGTCAAGATCGTATCGCGATTGTCGGTCGAAATGGCATCGGAAAAACGACTTTACTGCATCAAATTGTGAAACGATTTGATAACGATGAGGTAGGGGTGATGCATCAATCGTACGAACTCAATCTGGACTATAATCTTACGCCGATTGAAAATTGTGTTGTAGAAGGGTCTCGAGATGAACGCTCAAAAATAACAAACCACCTTGGGAGTTTAAAGTTCACGGAGATTGAAATGAACACACCAATGTATCGATTATCCGGCGGTCAAAAAGCAAAAGTGTCATTATTAAAACTTGTACTAAAAAAACCAAAAGTCATTGTTCTTGATGAACCTACCCGTAACTTAAGTCCTTTGAGTGTCGGGGTTATTTACAACTTACTCAATGAGTATCAAGGTGCGATTATTTCGGTAACACATGACAGGACATTGATTGAAGAAGTCTTCCATGATATATACTATTTTGACGCTTCGGGACTCTCGATTATTTCATAA
- a CDS encoding nucleoside 2-deoxyribosyltransferase, producing the protein MKKIYFASPLFTHMEFRYNAEVVSQIRSAYPNLEVYLPQEQMEINDKNSYANSMMIAKADTDALLKSDLVIAVLDGQTIDAGVASEVGVAYQANIPMIGLYTDSRQQGANNVEKINALRDVAESQFSYVNLYTVGLIKLKGTVVTDEQTLIELIGEILGL; encoded by the coding sequence ATGAAGAAAATTTATTTTGCAAGTCCGTTGTTTACCCATATGGAGTTTCGTTATAATGCGGAAGTGGTTTCGCAAATTCGATCTGCTTATCCAAACTTGGAAGTGTACCTTCCGCAGGAACAGATGGAAATTAACGATAAAAACAGTTATGCGAATTCAATGATGATTGCGAAAGCGGATACTGATGCGCTTTTGAAGTCAGATCTTGTTATTGCGGTGTTGGACGGTCAAACAATCGATGCGGGTGTTGCATCCGAGGTTGGGGTTGCATATCAAGCGAACATACCTATGATTGGTCTTTATACGGATAGTCGACAACAAGGCGCAAATAATGTTGAGAAAATCAACGCATTGCGTGATGTTGCGGAATCACAATTTTCTTATGTAAATCTATACACTGTAGGCCTTATCAAGCTTAAGGGTACAGTTGTCACGGATGAACAAACCTTAATTGAACTGATCGGTGAAATACTCGGTCTTTAA
- a CDS encoding Na/Pi cotransporter family protein, giving the protein MNSLFLATQNPSFSDLGINVILGGFGLFILGIKFLGEGLKEAAGPKIRDYIEKYTSNTVMAILVGVAITAIMQSSTAATVISISLVRAGLMRLDQAIGISIGANVGTTVTALMIGLNVDELGFYFLFVGAMIIAFSKRKKYKNIGQILFGFGITFVGLKLMSDKLILIQEYPFFEAFMLKMSQSPWLALFAGTIATAVINSSMAVIALVQKIYANGGMSMVAASAFVFGSNIGTTLTAVLASIGGSVSTRRAGWFHVIFNFTGAIIVMILIEPYSAFIVSVNELIGGSPAFAVGLNHFFFNLIFAIVIIPFVPAFIRLMEFLIPGEDKIKEREKIKPLDYGLIGTFPEGALQLARKTIVKMADLVLESVETSNQFLHSRDMEDYDVVMQLEEMVNSLDTDLTKYLLEIAKQTDVSGHITEEYTKNLEIIKNYERMSDLSTNLVEFYKMSFENRESFSEDALRDLDTMYQLLMDMLKRSTKIFEREDLSGFDSLCRDEEYMDLIEEKYREKHFQRMAEGICDAKVTSSIYIDILGILERIGDHGVNIARNMFSAVKLHTSDEH; this is encoded by the coding sequence ATGAATAGTTTATTCTTGGCAACTCAAAATCCGTCATTTTCGGATTTGGGTATTAATGTCATTCTAGGTGGATTCGGCCTTTTTATTCTCGGGATTAAGTTCCTTGGGGAGGGATTAAAGGAAGCCGCAGGGCCTAAAATACGAGATTATATTGAAAAATACACGAGTAATACCGTTATGGCAATTTTGGTTGGAGTTGCGATTACCGCAATTATGCAATCCAGTACCGCTGCGACTGTTATCTCGATTAGTTTAGTTCGTGCAGGATTGATGCGTTTGGATCAAGCAATTGGTATTTCAATTGGCGCAAACGTAGGAACGACTGTCACGGCATTAATGATTGGTTTAAATGTTGATGAATTAGGTTTTTACTTTTTATTTGTAGGTGCAATGATCATTGCATTTTCAAAGCGAAAGAAGTATAAAAATATCGGACAGATTTTATTTGGTTTTGGAATTACGTTTGTGGGTCTAAAGCTTATGAGTGATAAGCTTATTTTGATTCAAGAATACCCATTCTTTGAAGCATTTATGCTTAAAATGTCTCAAAGTCCTTGGCTTGCGCTTTTTGCAGGTACGATTGCGACCGCGGTTATTAACTCTTCAATGGCTGTGATTGCGCTTGTGCAAAAAATTTATGCAAACGGTGGGATGTCGATGGTCGCTGCTTCAGCTTTTGTATTTGGTTCAAATATCGGGACTACCCTTACGGCAGTGCTTGCATCCATCGGTGGTTCTGTATCAACTCGACGTGCCGGATGGTTTCATGTAATTTTTAACTTTACAGGTGCAATTATTGTTATGATATTAATTGAGCCATACTCAGCATTTATTGTAAGTGTTAATGAATTAATTGGCGGTTCACCGGCATTTGCGGTAGGACTGAACCATTTCTTCTTTAATCTCATATTTGCGATTGTCATTATACCTTTTGTACCTGCATTTATTCGTCTTATGGAGTTTTTAATTCCAGGAGAAGATAAAATCAAAGAACGTGAGAAAATTAAGCCTCTTGATTACGGTTTAATTGGAACATTCCCAGAAGGTGCGCTTCAATTAGCGCGTAAAACAATCGTTAAAATGGCAGATTTGGTTTTAGAGTCTGTAGAAACTTCAAATCAATTCTTACATTCACGTGATATGGAAGATTATGATGTTGTGATGCAACTTGAGGAAATGGTTAACAGTTTGGATACTGATCTTACGAAGTATTTGCTTGAGATTGCGAAACAAACAGATGTTTCAGGTCATATTACCGAAGAATATACGAAAAACTTAGAAATTATAAAAAATTACGAACGCATGAGTGATCTCTCAACAAACTTAGTAGAATTCTACAAAATGAGTTTTGAGAATCGCGAATCGTTTTCTGAAGATGCACTTCGTGATTTGGATACCATGTATCAACTCCTTATGGATATGTTGAAGCGTTCTACGAAGATTTTTGAACGTGAAGATTTATCGGGCTTTGATTCACTATGCCGTGATGAGGAGTATATGGATCTTATCGAAGAAAAGTATCGTGAAAAACACTTCCAACGTATGGCGGAGGGAATTTGTGATGCGAAGGTTACAAGTTCAATTTATATTGATATTTTAGGTATTCTTGAGCGTATTGGAGATCACGGTGTTAACATTGCACGTAACATGTTTTCAGCTGTGAAGTTGCATACTTCAGACGAACATTAA
- a CDS encoding Na/Pi cotransporter family protein yields MQLLAAQSQSIMDLGIHVILGGFGLFMLGINLLGDGFKKVAGNRMRDYIDKYTSNLFSAILIGALITGIMQSSSAATVISISLVRAGLMRLDQAIGISLGANIGTTVTAIIVGLNIDEMGYFFLFIGAMMVLFASRRDIKNYGQVVLAFGLTFVGLQIMSEKLMLIQQMPFFEALMVQLSDHPWFAMLGGTVLTGIINSSSATIAVVQKIYGNGGMSMVAATAFVFGSNIGTTVTALFASMGGSIATRRAGLFHTMFNVIGAVLMMLFVTPYSQFILKINALMGGTDAMAVGIAHFVFNLFFAILVIPFVPAFIRLLKILIPGEDKIRSREKLKPLDRDIIHTYPEGALQLAKARTTKMGDLVLEAVDASHAYLHSKDDEDYEIVMQLEGMVNQLDTELTEYLLEIMKHSNSDSHIADTYTKYLEVIKNYERMSDLSTNLVEFYRMVFENRENFSADALHDLDTMYKLLMDMMRRSLKIFDTEDLTRFEALIRDEEYLDLIEDKYREKHFQRMAEGICDEKVASSIFIDVLGILERIGDHGVNVSRYVHSAVGVHANREDVILKSNN; encoded by the coding sequence ATGCAATTATTGGCTGCACAATCACAGTCTATTATGGATTTAGGAATTCACGTTATTTTAGGTGGATTCGGCTTGTTTATGTTGGGAATTAATTTATTAGGGGATGGTTTTAAAAAAGTTGCGGGAAATCGCATGCGCGATTATATTGATAAATATACAAGCAACCTTTTTTCTGCGATTTTAATAGGGGCGTTGATTACCGGAATTATGCAATCCAGTTCCGCTGCAACGGTTATTTCTATTTCGCTTGTTCGTGCGGGGTTGATGCGCTTAGACCAGGCAATTGGGATTTCGTTGGGTGCTAATATTGGGACAACAGTAACAGCAATTATCGTGGGTCTAAATATTGATGAAATGGGTTATTTCTTCCTGTTTATCGGTGCGATGATGGTGCTCTTTGCTTCACGTCGTGATATTAAGAATTATGGTCAAGTTGTTCTTGCATTTGGTTTAACGTTTGTCGGGTTACAAATTATGAGTGAAAAACTGATGTTGATACAGCAAATGCCGTTCTTTGAAGCATTGATGGTTCAGTTATCCGATCATCCATGGTTTGCAATGTTGGGCGGTACAGTGCTCACGGGGATCATTAACTCGTCTTCCGCAACAATTGCGGTTGTTCAAAAGATATATGGTAACGGTGGTATGTCGATGGTGGCAGCAACTGCATTTGTATTTGGTTCCAATATCGGTACAACGGTAACGGCATTGTTCGCGTCAATGGGTGGTTCGATTGCGACACGTCGTGCTGGATTATTCCATACAATGTTTAATGTTATTGGAGCAGTCTTGATGATGCTGTTTGTAACACCTTATTCACAGTTTATCTTAAAAATTAATGCATTAATGGGCGGTACGGATGCGATGGCAGTGGGAATTGCGCATTTCGTTTTTAATCTCTTCTTTGCGATTCTAGTTATTCCGTTTGTTCCTGCTTTTATTCGTCTTCTTAAGATTTTAATACCTGGAGAAGATAAAATTAGAAGTCGTGAAAAACTGAAACCCCTTGATCGTGACATTATTCATACTTACCCAGAAGGTGCCCTTCAATTAGCGAAGGCACGTACAACCAAGATGGGTGATTTAGTGCTCGAAGCAGTTGATGCTTCGCATGCATATCTTCATTCAAAAGATGATGAGGATTATGAAATCGTGATGCAACTTGAGGGTATGGTGAATCAGTTGGATACGGAATTAACGGAGTATTTGTTGGAGATTATGAAGCATAGTAATTCAGATTCGCATATTGCGGATACGTATACAAAATATTTAGAAGTTATTAAAAATTACGAGCGCATGAGTGATTTATCAACGAACTTAGTTGAATTCTATCGCATGGTTTTTGAGAACCGTGAGAATTTCTCAGCAGATGCATTGCACGATTTGGATACTATGTATAAACTCTTAATGGATATGATGCGTCGTTCTCTTAAGATCTTTGATACTGAGGATTTAACGCGTTTTGAGGCTTTAATTCGCGATGAGGAGTATTTAGACTTGATTGAGGATAAATATCGTGAGAAACACTTCCAACGTATGGCGGAAGGGATTTGTGATGAAAAAGTTGCGAGTTCCATCTTTATTGATGTTCTTGGTATTTTAGAGCGTATTGGTGATCATGGTGTTAATGTTTCGCGCTATGTGCATTCCGCAGTTGGTGTGCATGCGAATCGAGAAGATGTAATTCTAAAATCAAATAACTAA
- a CDS encoding GNAT family N-acetyltransferase has translation MIRTIDIHRDDVMRLVDVWEQSVRDTHDFITEEMIDAMRPEVHTAFASMDAVVVYEDHDTITGFMGVLDRKVEMLFLDASARGQGVGSRLIQYAISEYAVDRVDVNEQNYQARGFYEHLGFEVFERSEFDEAGRPFPILHMKRR, from the coding sequence ATGATTCGAACGATAGATATACATAGAGATGATGTGATGCGTCTTGTAGATGTGTGGGAACAGTCTGTGCGTGATACACATGATTTTATCACAGAAGAAATGATTGATGCGATGCGTCCCGAAGTTCATACAGCTTTTGCTTCAATGGATGCGGTTGTCGTATATGAAGATCATGATACGATTACGGGATTTATGGGAGTTTTAGATCGTAAAGTTGAAATGCTTTTTCTTGATGCTTCAGCACGTGGGCAAGGTGTTGGTTCTCGTTTAATCCAATATGCAATTTCAGAATACGCAGTTGATCGTGTGGATGTGAATGAACAAAATTATCAAGCCCGAGGATTTTATGAACATTTAGGCTTTGAAGTATTTGAACGCTCTGAGTTTGATGAAGCAGGACGTCCATTCCCAATCTTACATATGAAGCGTCGTTGA
- a CDS encoding Dps family protein — MNNLYEEMNVFLADQIVLGMKIHNIHWFLKGEGFFPVHEQMDTYYEEAEERIDEVAERLLTIGSKPVGNLAEVLKMTSIKELDQSWKTAKEGFEHLIVDFEHMNRSALRLVELAEAANDPGTADYFTAVSQDLGKNLWMFNAYIRD; from the coding sequence ATGAATAACTTGTATGAAGAAATGAATGTATTTTTAGCGGATCAAATTGTTTTGGGTATGAAAATTCATAATATCCACTGGTTCTTAAAAGGTGAAGGTTTCTTCCCGGTTCATGAGCAAATGGACACATATTATGAAGAAGCAGAAGAACGCATTGATGAAGTTGCTGAACGCCTTCTAACAATCGGATCAAAACCTGTAGGTAATTTAGCGGAAGTACTTAAAATGACTTCAATTAAAGAATTGGATCAATCATGGAAAACCGCAAAAGAAGGATTTGAACACTTGATTGTGGATTTTGAACACATGAATCGTTCCGCATTACGTCTCGTTGAACTTGCTGAAGCAGCAAACGATCCTGGAACAGCAGACTACTTTACTGCAGTATCACAAGATCTTGGCAAGAACTTATGGATGTTCAATGCATACATTCGTGATTAA
- the rpsI gene encoding 30S ribosomal protein S9, giving the protein MTTKNKNAVQYLGTGRRKTSVARVYLTPGTGVITINHKPIEEHLPSELLRMTVRSPFEVTSTQDTFDVNVNVKGGGLTGQAGAIRHGITRALMEASVDYRPLLKAAGFVTRDPRAKERKKPGLRGARRAPQFSKR; this is encoded by the coding sequence ATGACAACAAAAAACAAAAACGCTGTACAATACCTAGGTACAGGACGTCGTAAGACATCTGTTGCTCGTGTTTATTTAACTCCTGGAACAGGTGTGATTACAATTAATCACAAACCAATTGAAGAGCATTTGCCTTCAGAACTATTACGTATGACAGTTCGTTCACCATTTGAAGTTACTTCAACTCAAGATACATTTGACGTAAATGTTAATGTTAAAGGTGGCGGTTTAACAGGTCAAGCCGGAGCAATCCGTCATGGTATTACTCGTGCTTTAATGGAAGCATCAGTAGATTACCGTCCATTGTTAAAAGCAGCTGGATTCGTTACACGTGATCCACGTGCTAAAGAACGTAAAAAACCAGGGTTACGCGGCGCTCGTCGTGCACCTCAATTCTCAAAACGTTAA
- the rplM gene encoding 50S ribosomal protein L13: MRQTTMTKPAEVVRQWYIVDGTNMTLGRLASEVAHVLRGKHKPSYTPNVDGGDYVIVINADKIKVSGDQEYKKMYYNHSHYPGGMRERSTRTMRETYTIEWVERAIHGMLPHTRLGDKQRTHLFVYKGENHPHTAQQPVEMVIKG; this comes from the coding sequence ATGCGTCAAACAACTATGACGAAACCAGCAGAGGTTGTACGCCAATGGTACATCGTCGACGGAACAAACATGACATTAGGTCGTCTTGCGAGTGAAGTTGCACATGTATTACGTGGTAAACACAAACCTTCATACACACCTAACGTTGATGGTGGAGATTACGTTATCGTAATCAACGCTGACAAAATTAAAGTCAGTGGAGATCAAGAATATAAGAAAATGTACTACAATCACTCACACTACCCAGGTGGTATGAGAGAACGTTCAACACGTACAATGCGCGAAACATATACAATCGAATGGGTTGAAAGAGCTATTCATGGTATGTTACCACATACACGTTTAGGCGATAAACAACGTACACACTTATTTGTATACAAGGGCGAAAACCACCCACACACAGCACAACAACCTGTGGAAATGGTTATTAAGGGATAG
- the truA gene encoding tRNA pseudouridine(38-40) synthase TruA encodes MMRFKATVQYDGSMFKGWQKQPSGRCVQTEIESVLTRINKVPIHISGSGRTDAGVHALGQVFHFDNVVNMDEKQLFRALNTLLPDDIKISEIQSVDSNFHARFDVVSKTYEYQLNMGTYNLFERNYVYQYNEPLDLQAMHDAMKSFVGTHDFTSFNATGLDEIKNQVRTITDFDLIVTGDHLRFVITGDGFLRYMVRMIVATCVACGSGKCDAEEITQMLKAVDKNSVSYNIDACGLYLKKVNYK; translated from the coding sequence ATGATGCGATTTAAAGCGACGGTTCAATATGATGGATCCATGTTTAAAGGATGGCAAAAACAACCTTCAGGTCGTTGTGTTCAAACAGAGATTGAATCCGTACTGACAAGAATCAATAAAGTACCCATTCATATAAGTGGATCAGGACGTACTGACGCAGGAGTCCATGCTTTAGGTCAGGTCTTTCATTTTGATAATGTTGTGAATATGGATGAGAAGCAATTATTTCGTGCCCTTAACACCCTCTTACCTGATGATATAAAAATTAGTGAAATCCAATCAGTTGATTCGAATTTTCATGCGCGTTTTGATGTTGTCTCAAAAACCTACGAATATCAACTCAATATGGGAACTTATAATCTTTTTGAGCGAAATTATGTTTATCAGTATAATGAACCCTTAGACCTTCAAGCAATGCACGATGCAATGAAATCATTTGTTGGTACTCATGATTTCACATCCTTCAATGCCACTGGTCTTGATGAAATTAAAAACCAGGTTCGAACGATTACCGATTTCGATTTAATCGTGACAGGAGATCACCTTCGCTTTGTCATAACAGGAGACGGATTTCTCCGTTATATGGTGCGCATGATTGTTGCGACATGTGTCGCATGCGGAAGTGGTAAATGTGATGCTGAAGAGATCACCCAGATGCTCAAAGCAGTTGATAAAAACAGTGTTTCCTACAATATTGATGCTTGTGGTTTATACTTAAAGAAAGTTAACTATAAATAA
- a CDS encoding energy-coupling factor transporter transmembrane component T family protein translates to MNDIALGRYVPLDSKIHKLDPRIKIIAMLVLMVSIFMVKNVWANVFLFFFFVCAILASKLTFKFILKSIKPMLFMLVFLFVMNMFLIREGTLLFQFAFFKIYSGALYQTAFIVTRLVLMIMVTTLLTATTAPLDLTLGIEDLLNPLKKIGVPSHEIAMMISIALRFIPTLIEDTQRIMDAQASRGVDLKEGSFKEKINGAISMLIPLFVSIYHRAEDLADAMEARGYYPGKTRTRYKQLKIKFSDWFMLVLCVGVLIAVIGLGRL, encoded by the coding sequence ATGAACGATATCGCATTAGGTCGTTATGTTCCACTCGACTCAAAAATTCATAAATTAGACCCACGTATCAAGATCATTGCGATGCTTGTCCTTATGGTGTCCATTTTTATGGTGAAAAATGTTTGGGCAAATGTATTCCTTTTCTTCTTTTTTGTTTGCGCAATTCTTGCTTCAAAATTAACCTTTAAATTTATCCTAAAGTCCATTAAACCCATGTTATTCATGCTAGTCTTTTTATTTGTTATGAATATGTTTTTGATTCGTGAGGGAACTTTACTATTTCAATTTGCTTTCTTTAAAATTTACAGTGGAGCCCTCTATCAAACTGCATTTATTGTAACGCGGTTAGTTCTAATGATTATGGTTACTACGCTGCTTACAGCTACAACAGCACCACTTGATTTAACACTGGGCATCGAAGACTTATTAAATCCATTAAAAAAAATTGGAGTGCCTTCTCATGAGATTGCTATGATGATTTCAATTGCGCTTCGATTTATTCCAACGCTTATTGAAGATACGCAACGAATTATGGATGCGCAAGCAAGTCGGGGTGTTGATTTAAAAGAAGGGTCGTTTAAAGAAAAAATTAACGGCGCCATATCGATGTTGATTCCTTTATTTGTTTCAATTTACCATCGTGCCGAAGATTTAGCGGATGCTATGGAAGCGCGTGGTTATTATCCCGGTAAAACAAGAACACGCTATAAACAACTGAAAATTAAATTTTCGGACTGGTTTATGTTAGTGCTCTGTGTGGGTGTGTTAATTGCAGTGATTGGATTGGGTCGTTTATGA
- a CDS encoding energy-coupling factor transporter ATPase has product MSITFEDVSYVYSPNSPFSHHALTDINTTLETGKITAIIGATGSGKSTLVQHLNGLIQPTSGVVTILDHKIKANDKTRNLKQLRSKVGLVFQFPEMQLFEETIYKDVAFGPKNFGFTEEQIQENVSRSLNLVGIHPDIWERSPLDLSGGQKRRVAIAGVLATNPDVIVLDEPTAGLDPQGSKDMMDLFVRLNKEMKKTVIMVTHDMDHVLRYADNVLVLNHGSVFYDGPVQDFFDDSNKLESLGFVAPKILQLKQLLKKGGFNSSTSLDLDEIAQMIEGDLK; this is encoded by the coding sequence ATGTCAATTACGTTCGAAGATGTAAGTTATGTTTATTCTCCGAATTCTCCCTTTTCTCACCATGCATTGACGGATATTAACACTACCCTTGAGACTGGAAAAATTACAGCCATAATTGGAGCAACCGGGAGTGGTAAATCTACTTTGGTCCAACATTTGAATGGGCTCATTCAACCCACAAGCGGTGTCGTAACAATCTTAGATCATAAAATCAAAGCAAATGATAAGACACGAAATTTGAAGCAACTACGGTCAAAGGTCGGTTTGGTATTTCAATTTCCTGAAATGCAACTTTTTGAAGAAACAATATACAAAGATGTAGCATTTGGTCCTAAGAATTTTGGCTTTACCGAAGAACAAATTCAAGAAAATGTATCGCGTTCTTTAAATCTTGTAGGGATTCATCCAGATATTTGGGAACGCTCACCTCTTGATCTTTCAGGAGGACAAAAGCGCCGCGTTGCAATTGCGGGTGTTCTTGCTACAAATCCAGATGTGATTGTTCTTGATGAGCCGACGGCAGGTCTTGATCCGCAGGGTAGTAAAGATATGATGGACTTGTTTGTTCGTTTAAACAAAGAAATGAAAAAAACAGTAATTATGGTAACCCATGATATGGATCATGTTCTAAGATATGCGGACAATGTTTTAGTGCTCAATCACGGGAGTGTCTTTTACGATGGACCCGTCCAGGATTTCTTTGATGACTCAAATAAACTTGAATCTTTGGGATTTGTAGCACCTAAAATCCTTCAATTAAAGCAACTACTTAAGAAGGGCGGCTTTAATTCATCCACATCTTTGGATCTTGATGAGATTGCTCAAATGATTGAGGGGGATTTAAAATGA